From the genome of Nicotiana tabacum cultivar K326 chromosome 2, ASM71507v2, whole genome shotgun sequence:
TATAGGTTTGGTGTTTTAATGGAAATAAAGGTCTCACTGTAAATTACTTTATTCTGTGTGACTACACATTAATTTGCACCCCTAACTATTGATAATTGTTGCAGTTTTATCTTGGATCTAGATTGGTAttattgtgttaaaatgttgaaCCGGGCCGTGTATCTAATgaccttctccttttctttttcttttttttcgcaTAAATCTGAGTTGGGCTTGCCGAGTTCTCAAAGAACTCATGCCCAAACTCTTAGCCTGAGCTTGGAGTCACCTAAAGTTGCTGCTGCTGTTCGCTGTTGCTAGGCCTAACATTCTTCAGGCCCAAAACCCTGACTCCAGTTCCTTTTCCTTTATTGCTTTACATAATTCGTTGTTGCCTTGTATGTATATAACAGTGATAATGTTTAGTTAATGCTCTTTctctttatttattatctttgaattacCTTAGAAACCTAGGCAAGCTAAAACCATAGGTAAAATTAAAAGGAATTGTTATTTCTTACCttagttaaacaatttaacataTTCAATTGCTTATGCCATATAGTTTTACTTTTGCTTATACTAACCATTTTTTCCGTGAAACTCTTTGTAGATCAAGGCAGATTTGAAAAGCAAATGACTTCCCTTCTTTAAAAACCAGAATCGAAAAAATGATTTCCAAGACATGTTttccaaaacaaaaaacaaaacacaGTCGCAGTCAAGGATACTTAAAATGATATTCTTATAAAACATGGATACAAGATTTGAAATTGGTCTTAAGGTATATCTAAAACCTACTTCTTCAAATATCCTTATTTTACTAAAGTTAAAGATATATCCATTTTATTTTCAAGGCTAAAGTATTTTTAAACCTAGCCATGTTTACAAGTGTAGACCTTATAAATACATTTCCAAAGCTATTTCAATTATGTATACATTTTTAAAAGGACTTTCACAAGCGAAACCTATACTCTCTTTTCAAAGTACATATACTATCTCCCTTTCAAAAATGACAAGTTTTAAATATGACATAGAGTAAGCTATACATTGTAAGTACTAACCGAGTAGAATATAGACATTTAATTGTCCGAACCTAGTCTAAATCCTATGGAATTACCTTAGGTAGATTCTAGGTGGTTTCTAACACCTtacccttagaagaacaagaacccttacccaaatctcactgGTTAGCAGACCAATAGGATGACGATCAtaataattaaataggtaccctagtatacctttaaatgtTAGGTGGCGATTCTCTTTTATCATCAACGGGTAAATCAATAGTTGAATCTTATTTTGACTCGTACAAAATATGGTGCAACAACATGGTAACTCTACTGGGGAATacacttaggttctgaccttagcagacttagactAGACTTGGAATTTAGGAATGGTTACATACTGCTTTAACTGTGCTTAATTTGGAAATATGTGCTTACCTGCCTTACTTGTTCATTATGCACTTATCTGTTTACTTTAATGTTGTTATTAACTTCCCACTATCTGTTACCGCTTTATATATACTGTCATCACACTCTTTTCTATCGAGTCTTGGTCGTACACTATTACACACAATAGCACACGAGGGTTGTCTTTCACACCCCTCTGAaccttctttaaaaattcttttgttTCAGATAATGGCCttgtcaggtcaactgacataacttctcgcaTTATTAAGTCCAACTCAAAAATTGGAAATACTCTACTCTAGAAAACATAGGTCATactgcataaaccttaggtgagtcgATCCTTGGCATCAAAACACAATTAGGAAAGCCACCCTAATGTCAACGAGTCATGCACCCAACAACATGACTTTTGTGGAATGACCAACCAATCATGATGAGACACTAAAGATCCAGAGCaaaaaacttatcaaaatattttttctacccTCTTCAGAAATGGAAATCAACTAGAACATCCCCGAAATCAGTATGGTCATGGGAGCACCGCACAAACTAAAGCAATGGTGGAAGAATATTTGCCGAGAGCATGGGGATGAAATAAGGACGCATCTAGGAGCATTGACTTCCTTGCTGAACTTTCGGGCTGTCATGGTGCTTACCCGTTTGCCGATAGAATTCTGGGATCCGGCCAAAGTGGTTTTCAAGTTCTATGACTGTGAATTGGTGCCAACATTGGAAGAAGTTACCATCTTCACTGAGCTTCCATTTACTGGAAGAAAGCCGATACTACTGGTTACCATGCCCGGCTACAGGTTTCTCGATGCTTTGGGTCTGGCAAGAAGTTGAAGTTTGAGGAACATTAAAGATGGATGAGTAAGAATAGACCAATTGTTAAACATATTTGGACATCGAGAAAGCTACGAATGGTACTTGGGAGAGTTTAAATGTGATCAGGCAACCTGGAAAATTCTCCGACCTATAATCTTCTCCTTGGCACTGCTAGGGTTGCTAATTTTCCCACAAAGGAGAGGACGGATCAACATCAACTTGCTGCTTGTGGTCTTGGCAACATTTTGGGGCAACCTCCAAGCCACCTTGGTGTTTATGGTATTGGCAAAATTTTCAAGCATTGTCTGCATGTTCCTGGAGGTACAATTTCTTCAAAGGTTGCAACTTGTTACTCCAAATATGGGCCACGTAACACTTCTTTCAATGAGAGGCCATGATTGATTACTTTGTGGGTGTTAGCAATATGATTCAGAGTCATAATGAGAGAAAGAGGCATTGGGTCTCCTCGCACGGACAGGAAGAATGACTCTCCTGGAAACTTTCGTGGCTAAGCGGCAGGGAAATTCTAAGGACTCCCTATAAGTATTTCATTGAGCTGATATGACTCAAAgacattcagccgtatgcaccccTATGAGTTCTCAAGCAATTTGGTTTGATTCAGAATGTACATCTATGGACGAGGACGGCTCTATAATAAAGACGGGTATAATGGGAAGGCCCCGATACCAACGATAAGAAGACTTCAGGAAGAGTGGACTGATTTAATTATGATGCCAATGGGTCAGAATtcatggtgcactctagaatattatgTATGGATCAATGAAGAGGAAGAGCTGGCCCGACCAAGCAAAGAAGTAATAACATGGCTTGAAGATGCAATGGCGTCCTTACAAATCTATCATGAGATTTTGCCGCACTACCTTGTGACTAACTCCATGCACCGTCAAGTGGTCCCTGGATCAGTTGACCATATGCTGCCACCTCCAGAGGATGATGATCGGGTGATCAAGGTATACAAATTGAATCTGAGATAGAACCAGAAGAAGATCCGAAAGAAGAGCCCGAGTTCAATGATGATGAAGAGAAAGAATTTGAAGAAGACCCAGAGGAGGAACCAGAAAAGGAAGAAGCTATAGGAGATGGTTCCGGGGATGCTACTAGCGGCTGGTTGATTTCTCCCTTCCTTTCCTTAGCCACACCTTTTATCTTGTACCCTTTCATTTCCCTAGGGGCCAAAGATGTAAGCCTATGTAATCTTATGAATGTTTGAAAATCAATGTTGTAAACCTTTCTCCCGCCTATTACAATCCAAATATTATTAATGAAAACTCAAATTTTGCTTCGGATCTGAATGTGCCAAATCTAATTGTTTGTCAAATAATTGCAATGTAGGCCCACCTCCGGCAAAGAGAGGTCCCTCGCATATTAGGAAACGCGCTTACTTGAATACGTGAAAAACTGCTCTATGTGCTCATATTTGTGCAAATAGTGAAACTGACTtatattcttctttttcctttctcttcttgCATTACTTTAATATTATCCCCCGAAACAGAGGTTGGTTTGTGTTGACCCAAAAAACTGGCTGAACCACCGTACAACTTGAGATCAAAAGGGAAGATGTCTGCCACATATGATCCGACTGGACACGCTTTGGTAGTAGCTAATAGCCTAAGGCAATCTGTAGAAAATAATGATACTCAAAATGACGAACATGTTGCTAGGATGTCACAAGAGATGGAATCGTTAAGGGAGGAAGTACAACACATTTGGGAGCTGGCGTATCTAGCCGTGACGACGCTCCCACAACCACCCCATTTTTCTGCTCTAGATTCAATCCCTGATCACTTTCCTTAAACTACTCACCAAGAAAACAATACCCCGACTTCAGTCCCTACAACCCAAATTATACCCCAAGTAACCCCTGCAAACCCACCAAACCCTCATATACACACCCCTTATGTACCAAATTATGTTCAGACATTGCAAAACCCACTAGTTGCTATCAACACAGTTTATACCCCTCCTCGCGACGGCGTTATCTTTACCAACAATCAAAACCTGCACATACCTGCGGCACATACCGCTACAGAAACCACATTCACAACGCCCGTCACGGTCAAGTTTCCTTATGAAGTTGATCAATATGCTGAAATGGAAAGGGATGCAAGGTATAAAGAGGAAAAGTCGGTATCCGAACGATTGCGGGCTTTGGGGGAACAAATGAAGAACCTTCAGGTCGCTCAAGGGAGAAAAAGTCTAGATTACGAGGACCTGTGCATACACCCTGATGTAGACATGCAAGTGGGGTACAAGCCTCAGAAAATTGACATCTTTGATGGGACAGGTGATCCCCATGCACATTTAAGAGCCTACTATgataagctggttggagtaggaaGGAACCAAAAGTTGAGGATGAAGCTATTCATAAGGAGTTTGGCAGGAGAGGAACTCACTTGGTACACCCGCCATGATCCCAGAAACTGGAGGGAATGGCAAGATATGGCAGAAGATTTTATGAACCATTTCCGGTTCAACACAAAAATTATTCCTAATAGGTTAGCACTGGTAAACTTGTAGAAGAAGCCGTCAGAATCATTTCAAGAATATGCACGTCGATGGAGGTCGGAGGCTACCAGAGCGCAACCCTCATTAGATGGCAATGAGTTGACTAAATACTTCATCAAGGCTCAGGAAGGAATCTACTTTTAAAAAATGATGGGCATGATGGGGCAGAAGTTCCCCGAACTTGTTAAGACGAGAGACTTTTTAGAGGAAGGCATCCAACTCGGCAAGATACAATCTATGTCCGCATTGCAAGCACTAGCAAAGCAATTCAATCCGGTTTGATAGGCAAcgcaaagaagaaaaaggaagaagtatcagcAATCGTTCCCTATTACCAGTCCAATCCACACCATGGGGGCAACTTTTACTCTCCGATCACCCATTCCCCACaacctcctattatgctccagtATACAACACAAAACCATACTACAATCCCCAACCTCAATATAACCCACCTCACACCAATACAAGTCTAAATCAACCACGACCATACGCTCCAGTTCAAACTACCACTCATAAACATCGACCCACCTATGCACCCCGACCTCgcccaaattttgaaaaaagaggtCCCAGAAACTACAccctgattgctgaacctttgGCTCAATTATTTGAAAGGTTGAGGAGAGCTGGCTTGATACATACGATAGAAGGAAGGATTCCTAAGCATCCTACAAAATACTCTAATGCAACCAAATGATGCGTCTACCACTCAGGCGTACCGGGGCATGATATCGAGGATTGTTTCAGGCTAAAAAATGAAATTGAGTTACTGATCAAAGTGGAGCCATTCAATGCACTCCAACTCCACCCAATGTGAACCGTAACCCACTGCCGAACCACTGGAATCAAGGGGCTAATATGATCACCCTGGATGAAGAGTATGATTTGGAAGGAACCATCGTCATAATAGGAAACACTGAGGCTGCAAGGGTTCCACCCCATAGAACTCCGATGATCACCGTATAGTTAAAACCTCCAGTGATGGTCCAGACACACCAGCAACAGTCCACTGCCACTATCAGGGATGAGGATGATCAGAAATACAAGAAAGTCCCGTGGACGTATCAGTAGAATGGGAAAGGCAAGATGACGGATTCCGCAGCGGCTCATGGAATGACCCGGCCATAGAGGTGTTACGCACCGGAGGAGATAAATCAAGGAAATCCAAGAAGGGAACAGATTTCTAAGAGAAATATAACAGATGCTGAGGCTGCAGAATTTTGGAAGAAGATGTCAATTAAAGAATACTCCATGGAGGAACAATTGAAGAAAATGCCTGCACATATATCGATCATGGATCTACTGATGAGTTCTGACAGTCATAAAGATGCTTTGATGAAAGTGTTAGCTGGAGTGAGCATGTCGAGCAACACTACCAGCGAGGCTTTGGCAGCAACCATCAGGAAGATGGTCGAGGTGAACATGATTACCTTTCGAAGAGATGAACTTCCCCTAGAAGGCGTGGGTCACAACAAAGCCTTACACATCACTTGACCGTTACACAATGATGTGTAGAGATAAAGTGGTGTCCCAAGTACTTGTTGATGGAGGATCTAGAGTAAATATCTGCCTGCTCTCTACTCTATGAGAGTTGGGTATTCATCTGAGAGAAGTGAAAGAAAGCCATGTGAGGGTAAGAGCTTTCGATAGGTCACAGAAGGACATCATTGGGGAAATCTATTTAGCTCTACAAATTAGACCAGTTGAGTTTCCCACACTTTTCCAAGTAATGGACATCTCATCCTCATACAACATGTTGCTGGGATGACCTTGGATACATATGATAGGTGTAGTCCTGTCCACCCTCCATTAGTGTATGAAGTTTGAATGGGGTTGTCAAGAGATTGTAGTTCAAGGCGAATGGAGTCAGCCAACTTATCTAGAACATGCAGTTCCATTCATAGAAGGATTAGACGGGGTTATTTTTCATGCGGTCGAGATCATGCAAACCACAAAAATAAAGGAGACTAAGTAGAATATGGGTATGTGGTCACCATACAGATCAAATATGGCTATGAGAGAAATGATGAAGTATGGATACCGACCAGGGACTAGGCTGGGAGCCTGATCAAATGAGATAACATATCCGATTGAGCCAAGGGGGCAAAAAGGTAGAGCCGGTTTAGGGTATCAGCCTCCAATTGAAAAGACTTACACCAGTGGCTTCGGGAAGAAAACTGTTATGCTAGAGCGTGTTTCGGGTATGGGTCAGAGCTCAACATTAGAGGATGACATCATTGACTGAATGGTAAGGCTTTTCGTGATAATCGAAGAATGTTGTGACAAAGTTGATATCAAGACACCGACGATTCAGGATGCCGAACCAGGAGAGGACTTGCAGAATTGGACCGCCAGCCATCTCAAGTTCGCCGGGAGTTTTGGTAGTGTGGAATTATAAACCTTTTGAAAATAAATGCACGGTGAATTGAGGCTTGAACTGTGCCTGCACTCTTTTGTCAATTGCATCCTTGAACGCTTAAACGTTCTtctttgatgaaataaaaagaattgcTTTCTTAAAATTATTGCAAACTTATTTATCGCttcatttttacttagtttttcttttcagtaatcaaaaCCGATAAAAACCCGCGTTTCACAATTATGACACGTAATGAAACTCTCGAGCAAAGCGATCCAGGCTACGAGGAATACGACAAAAGCATGATGCCAGATAATCTCCCACCAGAGATCGAATAGTTGGAAAGCTAGAAAAAGCTTAACCTTGAAGAGATAGAAGTGGTCAACCTGGGAAGCAAGGAAGGCATGAAAGAAACTGGAATCAACATTCATTTAGAAGCAGAGCAAAAAGAAGAATTGGTCAAGCTCCTCCGATAATACATCGACGTATTcacatggtcatatgacgacatgcccgAATTGAGCACCGACATCGTTTCACATCGATTGCCTACTGATCATGCCAGACCGCCAGTCAAACAAAAGccagaaagttcaaaccaaacTTGAGTTTGAGGATAAAATAAGAAGTGACCAAGTAGATAGAGGCAAACGTGGCGAGAGTCACCAATTATCCCACATTGTTGGAAAATATCATACTGGTGCCAAAGTAGGATGGGAAGATCAGGATATGTATGGATTATCGAGATCATAACAAGGCCAATCCAAAGGAGGATTTAACTTTACCAAACATTCATATCCTCATCGAAAATTGTGCAAAGCACGAGCTGGAGTCATTTGTGGATTATTTCGCCGGGTACTATCAAATTTTGATacatgaagaagatgcagagaagacaacgTTAACTACATCTTGGGGAGTTTATTGCTACACAGTCATGTCGTTCGACCTCAAAAATGCTTGTgctacttatatgagggccatgacgaccCTCTTTCACGACATGATCAACAAGGAAATCGAGGAATATGTGGACAACGTCATCATCAAATCGCGAAAGAGTGCAAAACATTTGGATGACCTGAAGAAGTTTTTTGAATGCTTGCGGAGGTACAgcttgaagttgaatcctgcaaaatgtgcattcagaGTCCCTACTGGAAAACTGTTAGGTTTCATTGTAAGCAGGAAAAGGATataattggatccatcaaagatcaaatccattcaAGACTTACCACAGCCTAAgagcaagaaggacgtgatgagttttcTTGGAAGGTTAtattacatcagcagattcatAGCCCAGTCTACGGTCatttgtgagcccatatttaagctgctGAAAAAGACGCTGCTACGAAATGGATAGAAGAGTGTCAAAAAGACTTcaacaagatcaaggagtacttgtcaaatccaccagAGTTGGTTCCTCCCGATCCCGGGAAGCCACTATTATTATATTTGTCAATTTTGGACAATGCATTTTAATGCATGTTGGGATGACACAATGAGACCGAGAGGAAAGAACAACCTAtctactatttgagcaagaagtttacaccATACGAAGCCAAATACACCCTAATAGAGTGTGCCTGCTGCACTTTGACTTGGATcacccagaaattgaggcactacATGTTGGCATACACCACACACCTAATATCCCGGCTCGATCCActcaagtatatctttcaaaagccaatTCCTACAGGAAAATTGGCCAAATGGTAGATTCTTTTCAGcaagttcgacattgtctacacAACGTAGAAGGCCATCAAAGGATAAGCTTTAGCCGACCACCTTGCAGAGAATCTAGTGGACAAGGATTATGAGCATCTCACTACATACTTTCCGGATGAAGAAGTGTTGTTTGCGGGAGAAGATATTGTAGAGTCATACCCAGgatggagaatgttctttgatggagcaacaaatttcaaaggaatgGGAATTGGAGCAGTTTTAATTTCAGAATCAGGATAGCATCACCCGACATCAGCAAAGATAAATTTCCCTttcaccaataatatggccgagtatgaagcatgcatccCCGAGATTAGGATGACAGCCGACATGAACATCAAAGAGCTTCTGGTCATTGGAGATTCTGATCTGTTgatacatcaagttcaaggagaatggactACAAAGAACATCAAGATCCTTCCATACCTGCATTGCTTAAAAGATTTGTGTAAAAGGTTCATAAAGATCCAGTTCAAACACATTCCTAGGATCCATAACGAGTTTGCCGACGCTCTCGCAGCTTTGTTGTCCATGAtccaacatccagataagaattacatCGATCCTATTGAGATAGAGGTTAGGGATCAGTATGCATATTGTTTCCATTTAGATTAAGAGCCAGACGGTAAGCCATGGTACTACGACATCAAAAGGTTCCTTGAAACAATAGAGTACCAGAGAATGCCACCAATGGTCAGAAGCGAGCACTCAGAAGGCTAGCAAATCACTTTTTCCTTAATGGGAAAGCCCTGTACAGGAGGGCCCCAGACTTAGGTTTGTTAATATGTGTAGATGCTGCTGAAGCAACCAGATTGCTAGAAGAAATACATCCAGGGACGTGTGGACCTCACATGGATGGCTTCACCTTAGCTAAGATGATTTTGAGAGccagatacttttggatgaccatagaGAGCGATAGTATCCTCTATATGAagaagtgtcaccagtgccagatccaagaggatttcatCCAGGTTCCACCTAATGAGTTGAGTGTAATAGGTTTACCTTGGTCATTTGcctcttggggcatggatgtaatCGGACCCATAGAGACTGTTGCATTAAATGGACACCATTTCATCTTggtagccattgactacttcaccaaatagGTCGAAGCTTCTACATACAAGGCCATCACGAAGAAAGTATTGGCAAATTTCATCCGTAACCACATAGTCTGCCGATTTGGGATACCTAAGTCAATCATCACCGAAAATGcatccaatctcaac
Proteins encoded in this window:
- the LOC142166412 gene encoding uncharacterized protein LOC142166412, which translates into the protein MAEYEACIPEIRMTADMNIKELLVIGDSDLLIHQVQGEWTTKNIKILPYLHCLKDLCKRFIKIQFKHIPRIHNEFADALAALLSMIQHPDKNYIDPIEIEVRDQVPENATNGQKRALRRLANHFFLNGKALYRRAPDLGLLICVDAAEATRLLEEIHPGTCGPHMDGFTLAKMILRARYFWMTIESDSILYMKKCHQCQIQEDFIQVPPNELSVIGLPWSFASWGMDVIGPIETVALNGHHFILVAIDYFTK